In Planctomycetota bacterium, the genomic window AATTGCGTCTTGGCGAATGCCACGCACACCGCGAGCGGCGTCGCTAAACGGGGCGGGGGTGGGCATGTTTGATGCGGCGTCGCTAAACTGGGGTGATGAAAGTCGCGCTGGTGGCGGATCCATTGTGGTTGATGCAGGAGTTGACGACGCTGCGGCGGCTCGTGGTGGGGCTCGTCGATGAGCAGGTCGGGGTGGTGCGGGTTCTGCCGGAGTGGTACAGCGAGCCGGAGGAGATGCAGAGCATGGCGGGGGATCGGCTGTGGTACGGGGGGAGCCGATGGCGCTTCTGGCGCGACCTTCAGTTGACGCGCGTCGCACTGACGATGAAGGATATCGACCTGGACCTGATTCATGTGATGGACGGGTCGTTGCAGACGGTGGGCCGGCGGATGGCGGCGACGTTGGAGGTGCCGCTGGTGGTGAGCGTGTGGAGCAAGGCGGAAGCGCAGATGCTCAAGCCGCACGCGGACGGCCCGCCGACGGCTTATCTCGCCGCCACGCCCGCGCTGGTCGAGGCCTGCCGCACGAGTCTCGGCCAAAGCGCCAGCATCGACTTGGTCCCCGTCGGCATCTACATGAGCGACATCGAGCGCGGTCCGCTGTCGGATCCGACGCACGCGCTGAGTTGCCTCGTCGTCGGCGACGGCCGGGCGGACGGGCATTATCAATCGCTGCTGGAAGGCATGGCGAAAGTGCGCGATCAGTTCGAGCAGGCGATGTACTTTTTCTACACCGTCGCCTCGGATCAGCATCTTCTATGGAAGGCGGCGGAGAAGCTGGGCCTGCTGGAGCAGGTGAGCATCGTGCCGTTCGAGCCGGGCAGCCGGGCGCTGTTGGTGCAGGCGGACGCGGTGATTCAGCCGCAGCCGCTGGGCTCGGTGCGGTCGCTGGTGCTGGAGGCGATGGCGGCGGGGCGGCCGGTGATCAGCATCGACGACCCGTATCTGGATTATCTGCACAAGGGCGAGTGTGCGCGGCTGTTGACGAAGCCGACGGCCGACGACTGGGCGGCTTGCCTGCTGGAACTGGTGCGCGAGCCGGGGCGCATGATCGACATGGGCCGCGCGGCGCGCGAGTACGTCCAGACGCATCACCCGGCGTCGAAGTTCGTCACGGGTACGCTCCAGCGGTATCGCCAGATGACGACGCCGGAGAATATTCCGTTTGTGAAATGACGCGCCTTGACTTTCGGAGGCGGGGGGACTTAAGTCCCCCCGCCTTGCATGAGATATTTATGCTGATCACGCACACGATTGACGAAACGCGCGACGCCGTTGGGACCTTGGGCGAGGTGGCGTTGGTGCCGACGATGGGGGCGCTGCACGCGGGGCACATGGCGCTGGTCAAGCGGGCGAAGATGCTTAGCAAACAGGTGGTGGTGTCCATCTTCGTGAACCCGACGCAGTTCGGGCCTCATGAGGATCTGGCGCGGTACCCGCGGCCGATCGAACGGGACCTTGCCATGTGCCGCACGGCGGGGGTCGATCTGGCGTTCTGCCCGACGGTGGATGTGATGTATCCGGCGGACGAACTGGAGGTCACGGTCGACGTGCCGGCGATGAGCGCGGTGCTGGAGGGGGTCGCGCGGCCGGGGCATTTTGTGGGCGTGTGCCGCGTGGTGGCGAAGCTGTTCTCGATCGTGCAGCCGCGCACGGCGGTGTTCGGCATGAAGGACTATCAGCAGCTCAAGGTCATCGAGGCGATGACGGCGGGGCTTTGCCTGCCGGTCCGGATCGAAGCG contains:
- a CDS encoding glycosyltransferase; the protein is MKVALVADPLWLMQELTTLRRLVVGLVDEQVGVVRVLPEWYSEPEEMQSMAGDRLWYGGSRWRFWRDLQLTRVALTMKDIDLDLIHVMDGSLQTVGRRMAATLEVPLVVSVWSKAEAQMLKPHADGPPTAYLAATPALVEACRTSLGQSASIDLVPVGIYMSDIERGPLSDPTHALSCLVVGDGRADGHYQSLLEGMAKVRDQFEQAMYFFYTVASDQHLLWKAAEKLGLLEQVSIVPFEPGSRALLVQADAVIQPQPLGSVRSLVLEAMAAGRPVISIDDPYLDYLHKGECARLLTKPTADDWAACLLELVREPGRMIDMGRAAREYVQTHHPASKFVTGTLQRYRQMTTPENIPFVK
- a CDS encoding pantoate--beta-alanine ligase, whose product is MLITHTIDETRDAVGTLGEVALVPTMGALHAGHMALVKRAKMLSKQVVVSIFVNPTQFGPHEDLARYPRPIERDLAMCRTAGVDLAFCPTVDVMYPADELEVTVDVPAMSAVLEGVARPGHFVGVCRVVAKLFSIVQPRTAVFGMKDYQQLKVIEAMTAGLCLPVRIEAAPTVREADGLALSSRNVYLTSEQRPAALSLSKALAEAETMIRDGVLDPASIESAMRMQMQAHHVAVDYAAVRSARTLAVLDVVNVELAPVVCLVAGRVGTTRLIDNRVVAGSR